A section of the Vicinamibacteria bacterium genome encodes:
- a CDS encoding NAD(P)-dependent alcohol dehydrogenase produces the protein MKAIVHTSFGSPDVLEYAEVQKPTEGDDEVLVKVQAASTNPADWHTMRADPFFVRLMGDGLLRPKHTILGIDIAGRVEAVGRNVKQFQAGDEVFGTCKWGGFAEYACASEDRLVTKPAGITFEQAAAVPVAAITALQGLRDRGKIRPGQRVLINGASGGVGTFAVQLAKAFETEVTGVCSTRNVDLVRSLGADHVMDYSREDVTQSGQRFDLILDAAAYRSVSRYKRAMSADGIYVMVGGSVGQIFHLMFLGPWASTTTNKKMSFMMAKITKEDLLFLRELLDSGKVKPVIDRRYPLSEVADALRYLEEGHARGRVVITM, from the coding sequence ATGAAGGCCATCGTCCACACCAGCTTTGGCTCTCCCGACGTGCTCGAGTACGCGGAAGTTCAAAAGCCGACCGAGGGAGACGATGAAGTCCTGGTCAAAGTTCAGGCCGCATCGACGAATCCCGCGGACTGGCACACCATGAGAGCCGATCCGTTCTTCGTCCGCTTGATGGGCGATGGGCTTCTGAGGCCGAAGCACACGATACTCGGAATCGACATCGCGGGGAGAGTCGAAGCGGTCGGCAGAAACGTAAAGCAGTTTCAGGCGGGGGATGAAGTATTCGGGACTTGCAAGTGGGGTGGCTTCGCTGAATATGCCTGTGCCTCGGAAGATCGGTTGGTGACGAAGCCGGCCGGGATCACGTTCGAGCAAGCGGCGGCGGTACCGGTCGCCGCCATCACCGCGCTCCAGGGTCTTCGCGACCGCGGAAAGATTCGACCCGGTCAAAGGGTATTGATCAACGGGGCCTCGGGCGGCGTCGGGACCTTCGCGGTGCAGCTCGCCAAAGCGTTCGAGACCGAGGTCACCGGCGTGTGCAGCACGAGGAACGTCGACCTGGTGCGCTCTCTGGGAGCGGACCACGTCATGGATTACAGCCGGGAAGACGTCACCCAAAGCGGGCAGCGTTTTGACCTGATTCTCGACGCGGCGGCCTATCGTTCGGTGTCCCGTTACAAGCGCGCAATGAGCGCTGACGGGATCTATGTCATGGTGGGAGGCTCCGTCGGCCAGATATTCCATCTGATGTTTCTGGGGCCGTGGGCATCGACGACGACCAACAAGAAGATGAGCTTCATGATGGCGAAGATCACCAAGGAGGATTTGCTCTTCTTGAGGGAGCTTCTCGATTCAGGCAAAGTCAAGCCCGTGATTGATCGACGCTACCCGCTGAGCGAGGTCGCCGATGCTCTACGGTATCTCGAGGAAGGACATGCCCGAGGAAGAGTCGTCATAACCATGTGA
- a CDS encoding type II toxin-antitoxin system VapC family toxin, giving the protein MGEALILETTFLVDLERELARGESGPAQAFLETRENASLHITYTIAGELAAGASLSERDLWRDFVSPFRILPFNEDVAWQYGQSYRYLKDQGLLIGTNDLWIAATALAYDIPLATRNRNHFNRVPGLKVASYGGRG; this is encoded by the coding sequence GTGGGCGAGGCGTTAATTCTCGAGACGACTTTCCTCGTCGATCTCGAACGTGAGCTGGCTCGCGGCGAGTCGGGTCCGGCACAGGCGTTCCTCGAGACGCGCGAAAACGCAAGTCTCCATATCACCTATACGATCGCTGGAGAGCTCGCCGCGGGAGCCTCCCTCTCCGAGCGGGATCTCTGGCGGGACTTCGTGTCGCCCTTTCGGATCTTGCCTTTCAATGAGGACGTCGCCTGGCAGTACGGCCAGAGCTACCGATACTTGAAGGATCAGGGCCTTCTGATCGGAACGAACGACCTCTGGATCGCTGCGACCGCTCTCGCGTATGACATCCCGCTCGCGACCCGAAACCGGAATCATTTCAACCGCGTGCCGGGCCTGAAGGTCGCGAGCTATGGCGGCCGCGGCTGA
- a CDS encoding antitoxin VapB family protein: MATKTISLKLEAYERLKAAKRYEGESFSDVVLRATWPEYTVRSADWLRACRERGPTFTSDGLDRIDELKRSDETPEDKWARR, from the coding sequence ATGGCAACCAAAACCATTTCCTTGAAGCTCGAGGCTTACGAGCGCCTCAAAGCCGCGAAACGGTACGAGGGCGAGTCTTTTAGCGACGTGGTTTTGCGCGCTACCTGGCCCGAGTACACGGTGCGGTCGGCAGATTGGTTGCGCGCGTGCCGGGAGCGTGGTCCGACGTTTACGAGTGACGGGCTCGACCGAATCGACGAGCTCAAGCGCTCAGACGAGACTCCCGAGGACAAGTGGGCGAGGCGTTAA